In a genomic window of Balaenoptera ricei isolate mBalRic1 chromosome 3, mBalRic1.hap2, whole genome shotgun sequence:
- the ZGLP1 gene encoding GATA-type zinc finger protein 1 yields the protein MEAEPAPDLSMLRELLTPPCLDPEPPPELPTQQAPRTPGCLRPSGRSFWPAHQDLVTDLHFLQEPAEGLAQSPTWDTQALGPCWEPKALETLGALPLAKDAKNMLTPVSQQSPGLGPRVAPPASSAQPQRKPRKQSNPQRGAEKVDPQFEGVTLKFQIKPDSSLQIIPTYSLACSSRSQGPPPGPARGPEANAGGSESLGRRRCASCRTQRTPLWRDAEDGTPLCNACGIRYKKYGTRCSSCWLVPRKSVQPKRLCGRCGVSMGPPPVPTQEGSPVAAAFASLE from the exons ATGGAGGCCGAGCCAGCCCCGGACTTGTCGATGCTTCGAGAGCTGCTGACGCCGCCCTGTCTGGACCCCGAACCGCCCCCGGAACTCCCCACCCAGCAGGCACCAAGGACTCCAGGATGCCTCAGACCCAGTGGCAG GTCCTTCTGGCCTGCACACCAGGACTTGGTCACCGACTTGCACTTCCTCCAAGAGCCAGCAGAGGGGCTGGCCCAGTCCCCCACCTGGGACACCCAGGCCCTAGGGCCCTGCTGGGAGCCGAAGGCCCTGGAGACTCTGGGAGCCCTACCTCTGGCCAAGGATGCCAAGAACATGCTGACCCCAGTCAGCCAGCAGAGCCCCGGCCTGGGGCCCCGAGTGGCTCCCCCGGCCTCTTCAGCCCAGCCACAGAGGAAACCCCGGAAGCAGTCGAACCCCCAGCGGGGCGCCGAGAAAGTGGACCCCCAGTTCGAGGGGGTGACCCTGAAGTTTCAGATAAAGCCAGATTCCAGCCTACAGATCATACCCACCTACAG CCTGGCCTGCAGCAGCCGCTCTCAGGGTCCCCCGCCAGGCCCTGCCAGAGGCCCAGAGGCCAACGCAGGAGGCAGCGAGTCCCTGG GGCGCCGACGCTGTGCTTCCTGTAGGACCCAGAGGACCCCACTCTGGAGAGATGCCGAAGATGGGACCCCCCTCTGCAATGCCTGTGGTATCAG GTACAAGAAATATGGCACCCGGTGCTCCAGCTGCTGGCTGGTGCCCAGGAAAAGTGTCCAGCCCAAGAGACTGTGTGGCAGATGTGGGGTGTCGATGGGTCCCCCCCCAGTCCCAACTCAGGAAGG GTCTCCCGTAGCTGCTGCCTTCGCATCACTGGAGTGA
- the ICAM5 gene encoding intercellular adhesion molecule 5, with protein MYQRHPRVVAQEPFWADLQPRVALVERGGSLWLNCSTNCPRPERGGLETSLRRNGTQRGLRWLARQLVDIREPETQPVCFFRCARRTLQARGLIRTFQRPDRVELVPLPAWQPVGENFTLSCRVPGAGPRGSLTLTLLRGAQELIRRSFSGEPPRARGAVLTATVLARREDHGANFSCRAELDLRPHGLGLFENSSAPRELRTFALPPEPPRLAAPRLLEVGSEGPVSCAMDGLFPASEAEVYLVLGDQRLSPDVTLEGDALMATATATASAEQEGARQLVCNVTLGGESRETQENVTVYSFPEPLLTLTEPNAPEGKMVTVSCAAGARALVTLDGIPAAVPGQPAQLQLNATENDDRRVFFCDATLEVDGETLSKNESAELRVLYAPRLDDSDCPRSWTWPEGPEQTLRCEARGNPEPSVHCARPDGGAVLALGLLGPVTRALAGTYRCTATNVQGQAVKDVTLTVEYAPALDSVGCPERITWLEGTEASLSCVAHGVPPPSVNCVRSGEARVVEGLLRVVREHAGTYRCEATNARGSAAKNVAVTVEYGPSFEEVSCPSNWTWVEGSGRLFSCEVDGKPEPSVECVGSGGTSEGVLLPLAPPDPGPRAPQIPRELAPGTYICNATNQHGSVVKMVTVSAESPPQMDESTCPSHQTWLEGAEAAALACSARGRPSPQVRCSREGAPRPQRLRVSRQDAGIYHCLATNAHGTEARIVTVGVEYRPVVAELAASPPGGVRPGGNFTLTCRAEAWPPAQISWRAPPGALNIGLSSNNSTLSVAGAMGSHGGEYECAATNAHGRHTRRITVRVAGPWLWVAVSGAAGGAALLAAGAGLAFYVQSTACKKGEYNVQEAESSGEAVCLNGAGAGAGGGGGAEGATEAAGTAEAPAGGEVFAIQLTSA; from the exons ATGTACCAGAGACACCCTCGAG TGGTCGCGCAAGAGCCTTTCTGGGCGGACCTACAGCCCCGCGTGGCGCTCGTGGAACGCGGGGGATCGCTGTGGCTGAATTGCAGCACCAACTGCCCACGGCCCGAGCGCGGTGGCCTGGAGACCTCGCTGCGCCGGAATGGGACCCAGAGGGGTTTGCGCTGGCTGGCGCGGCAGCTGGTGGACATCCGAGAGCCGGAGACCCAGCCCGTCTGCTTCTTCCGCTGCGCGCGACGCACACTGCAGGCGCGTGGGCTCATTCGCACTTTTC AACGGCCGGATCGTGTAGAACTGGTGCCGCTGCCTGCCTGGCAGCCAGTGGGCGAGAACTTCACCCTGAGCTGTAGGGTCCCCGGCGCTGGGCCTCGTGGGAGTCTCACATTGACCCTGTTGCGGGGCGCCCAGGAGCTGATCCGCCGCAGCTTCTCCGGAGAGCCACCCCGAGCGCGGGGTGCGGTGCTCACAGCCACGGTACTGGCTCGGAGGGAGGACCATGGGGCCAATTTCTCGTGCCGTGCGGAGCTGGACCTTCGGCCGCATGGCCTGGGGCTGTTTGAAAACAGCTCAGCCCCCAGAGAGCTCCGAACCTTCG ccctgcctccggAACCCCCTCGCCTCGCTGCCCCCCGGCTCTTGGAAGTGGGCTCAGAAGGACCCGTAAGCTGCGCCATGGACGGGCTGTTTCCAGCCTCGGAGGCTGAGGTCTACCTGGTGCTGGGGGACCAGAGGCTGAGTCCCGATGTCACCCTCGAGGGGGACGCTCTCATGGCCACTGCCACAGCCACAGCTAGCGCAGAGCAGGAGGGCGCCAGGCAGCTGGTCTGCAACGTGACCCTGGGGGGCGAGAGTCGAGAGACCCAAGAGAACGTGACTGTCTACA GCTTCCCGGAACCCCTCCTGACCCTGACCGAGCCCAACGCCCCCGAGGGGAAGATGGTGACAGTAAGCTGCGCAGCCGGGGCCCGAGCCCTAGTCACACTAGACGGAATTCCGGCCGCGGTCCCGGGACAGCCCGCCCAGCTCCAGCTAAACGCCACCGAGAACGACGACAGGCGTGTCTTCTTCTGCGACGCCACCCTCGAAGTTGACGGGGAGACCCTGAGCAAGAACGAGAGCGCCGAGCTGCGCGTCCTAT ACGCCCCCCGGCTGGACGATTCGGACTGTCCCAGGAGCTGGACATGGCCAGAGGGACCAGAGCAGACGCTGCGCTGCGAGGCCCGCGGAAACCCAGAGCCCTCGGTGCACTGCGCGCGGCCCGACGGCGGGGCGGTGCTGGCCCTGGGCCTGCTGGGTCCGGTCACTCGCGCGCTCGCTGGAACTTACCGCTGCACCGCGACCAACGTCCAGGGCCAGGCGGTCAAGGACGTGACTCTGACGGTGGAGT ACGCACCAGCGCTGGACAGTGTGGGCTGCCCTGAACGTATTACCTGGCTGGAAggaacagaggcttccctgagCTGTGTGGCCCATGGGGTCCCGCCACCCAGCGTGAACTGTGTGCGCTCTGGGGAAGCCAGGGTCGTCGAGGGCCTACTGCGTGTGGTCCGGGAGCACGCGGGCACCTACCGCTGCGAAGCCACTAATGCTCGAGGGTCTGCAGCCAAAAATGTCGCCGTCACAGTGGAAT ATGGCCCCAGTTTTGAGGAGGTGAGCTGCCCTAGCAATTGGACATGGGTGGAAGGATCTGGGCGACTGTTTTCCTGTGAGGTGGATGGGAAGCCAGAGCCAAGTGTGGAGTGCGTTGGCTCCGGAGGCACCAGTGAGGGGGTGCTGCTGCCGCTGGCACCCCCAGACCCTGGTCCCAGAGCCCCTCAAATCCCTAGAGAACTGGCACCCGGAACCTACATCTGCAACGCCACCAATCAGCACGGTTCCGTGGTCAAGATGGTCACCGTGAGCGCGGAGT CGCCACCGCAAATGGATGAATCTACCTGCCCAAGTCACCAGACGTGGCTGGAAGGCGCCGAGGCTGCTGCGCTGGCCTGCTCCGCCCGGGGTCGCCCCTCCCCACAAGTGCGTTGCTCCCGGGAGGGCGCGCCCCGGCCACAGCGGCTGCGCGTGTCCCGACAGGATGCAGGCATCTACCACTGCCTGGCCACCAACGCGCACGGCACTGAAGCCCGGATCGTCACCGTGGGCGTGGAAT ACCGCCCCGTCGTGGCCGAGCTGGCTGCCTCGCCTCCAGGAGGCGTGCGGCCAGGCGGGAACTTCACGCTGACCTGCCGAGCCGAGGCTTGGCCCCCAGCCCAGATCAGCTGGCGTGCGCCCCCGGGGGCGCTCAACATCGGCCTGTCAAGCAACAACAGCACGCTGAGCGTGGCGGGCGCTATGGGCAGCCACGGCGGCGAGTATGAGTGCGCAGCCACCAACGCGCATGGGCGCCACACCCGGCGCATCACCGTGCGCGTGGCTG GTCCGTGGCTATGGGTCGCTGTGAGCGGCGCGGCTGGGGGAGCGGCGCTGCTGGCCGCGGGGGCCGGCCTGGCCTTCTACGTGCAGTCCACCGCCTGCAAGAAGGGCGAATATAATGTGCAGGAGGCCGAGAGCTCGGGTGAGGCCGTGTGTCTCAACGGCGCGGGTGCCGgcgccggcgggggcgggggcgccgAAGGTGCAACTGAGGCTGCGGGCACCGCCGAGGCGCCGGCGGGGGGCGAGGTCTTTGCCATCCAGCTGACGTCAGCGTGA